The following proteins are co-located in the Silene latifolia isolate original U9 population chromosome 1, ASM4854445v1, whole genome shotgun sequence genome:
- the LOC141610481 gene encoding uncharacterized protein LOC141610481, with amino-acid sequence MARRLTTHFLNFQTFFSNISSYRSQLLRDSLAPNFTHPLVYKLCQPTSFQVSRFYARGNKKDYDLFGQGAPGSKEFRKAWTKQLDEEDCVWTGSEDDTDSEKLSPLQKEIRKVKQKAKEHSDRINADDSDELWSVWSGSDEEKTLWTGSEQDSDRDIPTEPYPNEKSDAYIDKLFEFEETPKYRTLMEVLKAEDEPEELSPGKKARKLAVENALKKLKKGPDGRYMNVWEVMSDLDILIGAFENIVSGPEYAELRQGGPKKLNMEFFKDIQAKMRDPNYKFSPELKLKPKTKIVPKKKWQKTESRRRKDRKR; translated from the exons ATGGCGCGAAGGCTAACCACCCACTTCTTAAATTTCCAAACTTTCTTCTCAAACATTTCTTCTTACAG GTCTCAACTTTTACGTGATTCCCTTGCTCCCAATTTCACCCATCCACTTGTATATAAACTTTGTCAACCCACTTCATTTCAAG TATCAAGATTTTATGCTAGAGGTAATAAAAAAGACTACGATCTATTTGGGCAAGGAGCACCAGGTAGTAAAGAATTCAGGAAAGCATGGACAAAGCAGCTGGATGAAGAGGACTGTGTTTGGACCGGGAGTGAAGATGATACTGATTCTGAGAAACTATCCCCTCTTCAGAAAGAAATTAGGAAAGTTAAACAGAAAGCCAAAGAACATTCGGATCGTATAAATGCTGATGATAGTGACGAGCTTTGGAGTGTATGGTCTGGAAGTGATGAGGAAAAGACTCTTTGGACTGGTAGTGAACAAGATTCTGACCGGGATATTCCTACTGAACCATATCCAAATGAGAAGAGCGATGCATATATTGATAAATTATTTGAGTTTGAAGAAACTCCAAAATATAGGACTCTTATGGAGGTATTGAAAGCTGAAGATGAGCCGGAAGAGTTGTCTCCTGGGAAGAAAGCCAGAAAACTTGCTGTCGAGAATGCCCTGAAAAAGCTCAAGAAAGGGCCAGATGGAAGGTACATGAATGTCTGGGAAGTAATGAGTGACTTGGATATATTGATTGGTGCATTTGAAAATATCGTTTCTGGACCAGAATATGCTGAGCTTAGGCAAGGAGGCCCCAAGAAACTGAACATGGAATTTTTCAAGGACATACAAGCAAAAATGAGGGATCCAAACTACAAGTTTTCTCCTGAACTGAAATTGAAACCGAAAACTAAAATCGTGCCGAAAAAGAAATGGCAGAAGACAGAATCTAGACGCAGGAAAGATCGAAAGCGGTAG